In the genome of Carnobacterium pleistocenium FTR1, one region contains:
- a CDS encoding RibT protein — translation MLLDYKNDYEKISMGLLSFIPDLKDVARLKDEMEWYQNKENHKLYLWKSEETQDIIAVIGVESANDMILLRRISINPSFRNEGISYSISEALERQFPQKKIMGTLETAPLVAKWEQEKSKKNEQQELSADGNSED, via the coding sequence ATGTTACTCGATTACAAAAATGATTATGAAAAAATTTCAATGGGATTGCTTTCATTCATTCCAGATTTAAAAGATGTTGCGCGTTTGAAAGATGAAATGGAATGGTATCAAAATAAAGAGAATCATAAACTTTATTTATGGAAAAGCGAAGAAACCCAAGATATTATAGCTGTAATAGGTGTAGAAAGTGCAAACGATATGATTTTGTTAAGACGTATCTCAATTAATCCTTCATTTAGAAATGAAGGAATTAGCTATAGTATTTCTGAGGCATTAGAACGTCAATTCCCGCAAAAAAAAATAATGGGAACTTTGGAAACAGCCCCTTTAGTTGCTAAATGGGAACAAGAAAAAAGTAAAAAAAACGAGCAGCAAGAGTTAAGTGCTGATGGAAATAGCGAGGATTAA
- a CDS encoding sensor histidine kinase, with protein sequence MFKLSSLVTRTWLATMLAIGFCFFISTQVYGMIYKKNIEDNYIKDFESSINSLIDILEEDPNFLIENIDKLQAYDSHLSLMVKLGDEPPIYSSNNHLDDQLNNFNQVKLTSKVETALASGANFLIVDELKFDRKINTPYILKSQNFDSNGQNGQLYIYGDLSFLSSTYSRMTTWSAINGIFYIVVGILLFYYFQRRMGKPLTQLRDIAYDYAKNDFSKQAQSNYKDELAQLALAMNKMGKSLEVTGAATRQEKELLENIVTSISTGVLYYNQDKTLLMSNPLGDEFLQHSYRANRLMKAVIPEALEYRIDAVIRFPEKVSFENNIEDYYYKITLIPLFDENLESVRGVLVSIQNITKEKRLDIMRNDFINNISHELRTPLVMIQGYSEAILDDVAETQEEKKEMAKIIGEESIRMNRMVNEMLDSSRMEAGFIKLTKMDVNFEDFFENLFTRFATMSEKNNIQLNLKIDPNLNSYFMDEDKMNQVFVNLINNAIRHTSLVEKESKKVEILVHLDKIMDEVLIEVVDNGTGISEEDIPYVFDRFYKADKSRMVIKGNKVGTGIGLSIVKNIVEAHSGFVEVKSKVNEQTRFIIHLPYLD encoded by the coding sequence ATGTTTAAACTAAGCAGTTTAGTTACTCGTACATGGCTAGCGACAATGTTGGCTATAGGATTTTGTTTTTTCATCTCCACTCAAGTATACGGAATGATTTATAAAAAAAATATAGAAGACAATTATATAAAGGATTTTGAGAGTTCTATCAATTCTTTAATTGATATCCTAGAAGAAGATCCAAATTTTCTAATAGAAAATATTGATAAACTACAAGCTTATGATTCTCACTTATCTTTGATGGTGAAATTAGGAGATGAACCTCCGATTTACTCTTCAAATAATCATTTAGATGACCAATTAAATAACTTTAATCAAGTTAAGTTAACAAGTAAAGTTGAGACTGCTCTAGCAAGTGGTGCAAATTTTTTAATAGTAGATGAACTCAAGTTTGACAGAAAGATAAATACACCATATATTTTAAAAAGTCAAAATTTCGACTCAAATGGTCAAAATGGCCAGCTTTATATTTATGGCGATTTATCATTTTTAAGTAGCACATATAGTAGAATGACAACGTGGTCAGCCATTAATGGTATTTTTTATATCGTTGTAGGAATCCTGTTATTTTACTATTTCCAACGTAGAATGGGAAAACCATTAACACAATTGAGAGATATAGCCTATGACTATGCCAAAAATGACTTTTCTAAACAAGCACAGTCGAATTATAAAGATGAGTTAGCTCAGTTAGCCTTAGCAATGAATAAAATGGGGAAATCATTGGAAGTTACAGGAGCAGCAACTCGCCAAGAAAAAGAACTGTTAGAAAATATTGTTACCTCTATTTCTACTGGAGTGTTGTATTACAATCAAGATAAAACCTTATTAATGTCTAATCCACTGGGAGACGAATTTTTACAACATTCGTACCGAGCCAATCGATTGATGAAAGCGGTTATACCTGAAGCGTTAGAGTATCGAATCGATGCTGTTATAAGATTTCCAGAGAAAGTAAGCTTCGAGAATAATATTGAAGATTACTATTACAAGATAACTTTAATACCTTTATTTGATGAAAATCTAGAAAGTGTACGTGGTGTATTAGTATCTATTCAAAACATAACAAAAGAAAAACGACTTGATATTATGAGAAATGACTTTATAAATAATATCTCTCATGAATTGCGAACACCTTTAGTTATGATACAAGGATATAGTGAAGCTATCTTAGATGATGTGGCTGAAACTCAAGAAGAAAAAAAAGAAATGGCCAAAATAATTGGAGAAGAATCCATTAGAATGAATCGTATGGTGAATGAAATGCTCGATAGTTCTAGGATGGAAGCCGGTTTCATCAAGTTGACAAAGATGGATGTTAATTTTGAAGATTTTTTTGAAAACTTATTTACTCGGTTTGCTACTATGTCTGAGAAAAATAATATCCAATTGAATTTGAAAATTGATCCAAATTTAAATTCATATTTTATGGATGAGGATAAAATGAATCAAGTATTTGTAAACTTGATCAATAATGCTATTAGACACACTAGTTTGGTAGAAAAAGAAAGTAAAAAAGTAGAAATTTTGGTTCATTTAGATAAAATTATGGATGAAGTTTTAATTGAAGTAGTCGATAATGGAACTGGAATTTCAGAAGAAGACATTCCTTATGTGTTTGATCGCTTTTACAAAGCGGATAAATCTCGCATGGTTATAAAAGGAAATAAAGTGGGAACAGGCATTGGTTTATCAATCGTAAAAAACATTGTGGAAGCACATAGTGGATTTGTTGAAGTTAAGAGTAAAGTAAATGAACAGACGAGATTTATTATTCATTTACCCTATTTAGATTAA
- a CDS encoding segregation and condensation protein A: MSSDITIKIDAFEGPLDLLLQLIKHLEIDIYDIPIADVTAQYLNYIRAMKVLQLDVAGDYLVMAATLMAIKSKLLLPKQEIDVSLDDEDSYQTGEDPRDALVEQLLEYRKFKTAAAILKVKEEERSQYFSKEPANLELLQEKVPLEPLQISTFDLVAAFQEMFNKKVKKIPLQTKIKAEETSINEKIEFIMGKLRSVKKNQGILFTNLFDTPTKNEMITTFMALLELIKEKNVFIQQKVTYGDIIVYPSVIEEIGDE, from the coding sequence ATGTCATCTGATATAACGATAAAAATTGATGCATTTGAAGGACCGCTGGATTTATTGCTACAATTGATCAAACATTTAGAAATTGATATTTATGACATTCCTATTGCTGACGTAACAGCTCAATATTTAAATTATATTCGAGCAATGAAAGTGTTACAGTTAGATGTTGCCGGTGATTACCTGGTTATGGCCGCAACTTTAATGGCCATAAAAAGTAAATTGTTACTACCTAAACAGGAAATAGATGTAAGTCTAGATGATGAAGACTCTTACCAAACGGGTGAGGATCCTAGAGATGCATTAGTAGAGCAGTTGTTAGAATATCGAAAATTTAAAACAGCAGCAGCGATATTGAAAGTAAAAGAAGAAGAACGAAGTCAATATTTTTCTAAGGAACCAGCCAATCTAGAATTGTTACAAGAAAAAGTCCCTCTTGAACCTCTTCAAATCAGCACGTTTGATTTAGTGGCTGCTTTTCAAGAAATGTTTAATAAAAAAGTGAAAAAAATACCTTTACAAACAAAAATCAAAGCAGAAGAAACCTCTATTAATGAAAAAATAGAATTTATTATGGGGAAATTAAGAAGCGTAAAAAAAAATCAGGGTATTTTATTTACTAATCTTTTTGACACTCCAACAAAAAATGAAATGATAACGACTTTTATGGCTTTACTTGAATTAATTAAAGAAAAAAATGTATTTATTCAACAAAAGGTAACTTATGGAGATATTATCGTCTATCCATCAGTGATAGAAGAAATAGGTGATGAGTAA
- the xerD gene encoding site-specific tyrosine recombinase XerD gives MNEDLEEYLRFLTIERGLSKNTIESYKRDIRQYLAFISESKITEWNQIDRYTVLSFLQKLKEQKKAAGTIIRMISCLRRFHQFLKQEQLSKDDPMLHIDTPKKAQKLPKVLSIKEVDQLIETPNTGETLGLRDRAMLEVLYATGLRVSELTELKLDDLHLSLGLIQTIGKGDKERIIPLGDMAIEWIEKYRRYSRSKLEKESHRSPYLFLNHHGRKLTRQGVWKNLKIIVKKAGIEKEVTPHTLRHSFATHLLENGADLRVVQELLGHSDISTTQIYTHITKQRMSSVYKTYHPRA, from the coding sequence ATGAATGAAGATCTAGAAGAGTACCTTCGTTTTCTTACCATTGAACGTGGACTTTCAAAAAATACAATTGAAAGTTACAAAAGAGATATCAGACAGTACCTTGCTTTTATTTCAGAAAGTAAGATAACCGAATGGAATCAAATCGATCGGTATACTGTGTTATCCTTTTTACAAAAGCTAAAAGAACAAAAAAAAGCTGCTGGTACCATTATTCGGATGATTTCTTGTTTAAGACGGTTCCATCAATTTTTAAAACAAGAACAACTGTCTAAAGATGATCCTATGCTGCATATCGATACACCAAAAAAAGCACAAAAATTACCAAAAGTATTGTCTATTAAAGAGGTTGATCAATTAATAGAAACACCCAATACCGGTGAAACACTAGGTTTAAGAGATCGAGCAATGCTTGAAGTGCTTTATGCAACTGGATTACGCGTATCTGAATTAACAGAGTTAAAGTTAGATGATCTACACTTATCACTTGGGCTGATTCAAACAATTGGTAAAGGCGATAAAGAAAGAATCATCCCTTTAGGTGATATGGCAATTGAATGGATCGAAAAATATCGACGATATAGCCGGTCAAAATTAGAAAAAGAAAGCCACCGTTCGCCTTATCTATTCCTTAATCACCATGGCCGAAAATTGACCAGACAAGGTGTTTGGAAAAACTTAAAGATAATCGTAAAAAAAGCTGGAATAGAAAAAGAAGTGACACCCCATACTTTGCGGCATTCATTTGCTACGCACTTATTAGAAAACGGGGCTGATCTTAGAGTGGTGCAGGAGTTGTTGGGTCATTCAGACATCTCTACAACTCAAATTTACACACATATTACGAAACAAAGAATGTCGAGCGTTTACAAAACTTATCACCCTAGAGCTTGA
- the deoB gene encoding phosphopentomutase produces MSYKRIHLIVMDSVGIGEAPDADKFNDLGSDTLGHIAQEVELTIPHLEQLGLGNIKPLKGVRNVVDSLGYYTKLEEVSVGKDTMTGHWEIMGLNIQTPFRVFPEGFPAELLKQIEDFSGRKVVGNKPASGTAIIDEYGKHQLETGDIIIYTSADPVLQIAAHEEVIPLEELYRICQFVRDITKDDPYMIGRIIARPYIGEPGNFTRTSGRHDYALNPFGKTVLNYLSEEGKEVIAIGKINDIYNGAGITESVRTEHNMDGVDKLLNVMDKEFEGISFLNLVDFDAKFGHRRDVLGYAQAINEFDTRIEEIVGKLKEDDLLLITADHGNDPTAPGTDHTREYVPLLAYSPSMQENGKIPQGHFADIGATIAENFGVQDTGLGKSFLKELK; encoded by the coding sequence ATGTCATACAAAAGAATACATTTAATCGTTATGGATTCAGTTGGTATTGGGGAAGCTCCTGATGCTGATAAATTTAATGATTTAGGGAGCGACACACTGGGACACATCGCTCAAGAAGTAGAGCTAACGATACCACATCTTGAACAATTAGGATTAGGAAATATCAAGCCTTTAAAAGGTGTTCGCAATGTTGTGGACAGCTTGGGTTATTATACAAAACTTGAAGAAGTATCTGTTGGTAAAGATACAATGACTGGACATTGGGAAATCATGGGTCTAAATATTCAAACGCCATTTCGTGTTTTTCCTGAAGGTTTTCCAGCTGAATTATTAAAACAAATTGAAGACTTTTCTGGCCGCAAAGTTGTGGGAAATAAACCTGCTAGCGGAACAGCTATTATTGATGAATATGGCAAACACCAATTAGAAACGGGCGATATAATCATCTATACCTCAGCAGATCCTGTACTACAAATTGCTGCACATGAAGAGGTGATACCGCTAGAAGAATTGTACCGTATTTGTCAATTTGTAAGAGATATAACGAAAGATGATCCTTATATGATCGGTAGAATTATTGCGCGTCCATATATTGGTGAACCAGGTAATTTCACAAGAACAAGTGGACGACATGACTATGCGTTAAATCCTTTTGGAAAAACTGTATTGAATTACTTAAGTGAAGAGGGCAAAGAAGTTATTGCAATCGGTAAAATCAATGATATTTATAATGGAGCAGGAATTACAGAGTCTGTTCGAACAGAGCACAATATGGATGGTGTAGATAAGCTGTTAAACGTTATGGATAAAGAGTTTGAAGGTATCAGCTTTTTAAACTTAGTTGATTTTGATGCTAAGTTTGGACATCGTCGTGATGTTTTGGGCTATGCTCAAGCAATAAATGAATTTGACACTCGTATCGAAGAAATTGTCGGGAAATTAAAAGAAGACGATTTGTTATTGATCACAGCTGACCATGGAAATGATCCAACAGCTCCTGGAACAGATCATACAAGAGAATATGTTCCTTTGCTCGCTTATTCTCCATCTATGCAAGAAAATGGTAAAATACCACAAGGGCATTTTGCAGATATCGGAGCCACTATTGCAGAAAACTTTGGTGTTCAAGATACCGGTCTTGGTAAAAGCTTCTTGAAAGAATTAAAGTAA
- the scpB gene encoding SMC-Scp complex subunit ScpB, producing the protein MDELAAIEALLFVAGDEGLSLEEISVLLECSTQQVYQFLMRLQKEYESLTYRGLMLIEVGNQYQLATKKEYADIIKKYAVSPLTTNLSQAALETLAIIAYKQPLTRMEIDEIRGVQTSGALQKLTLRGLVESKGRVEGPGRAILYGTSAYFMDYFGLKDLDDLPEITDLETVNNEKESDLFFERFNQQFEDEKNRVY; encoded by the coding sequence ATGGATGAATTAGCAGCAATTGAAGCTCTTCTTTTTGTAGCGGGAGATGAAGGTCTGTCTTTAGAGGAAATCTCTGTTTTGCTAGAGTGTTCGACTCAACAAGTTTACCAATTTCTGATGCGTCTCCAAAAAGAATATGAAAGTTTAACATATAGAGGGTTGATGCTTATTGAAGTTGGAAATCAGTATCAATTAGCAACCAAAAAAGAGTATGCTGATATTATAAAGAAATATGCTGTTTCACCTTTGACAACAAATCTTTCACAAGCTGCGTTAGAGACACTTGCGATTATCGCTTATAAGCAGCCTTTAACACGAATGGAAATCGATGAAATACGCGGTGTCCAAACAAGTGGAGCGCTACAAAAATTAACGCTTAGGGGTCTTGTAGAATCAAAAGGCCGCGTAGAAGGTCCAGGAAGAGCTATTCTGTATGGGACATCAGCGTATTTCATGGATTATTTTGGACTCAAAGATTTAGATGATTTACCTGAAATAACCGATTTAGAAACAGTAAATAATGAAAAAGAGTCTGATTTATTTTTTGAACGTTTTAATCAGCAATTTGAAGATGAAAAAAATAGAGTATATTGA
- a CDS encoding response regulator transcription factor has product MENEVIHLLVVDDEDRIRRLLKMYLERENYLVFEADNGEDAIKLALENDYDLILLDLMLPKMNGIEVAEKIRETKNTPIMMLTAKGEEVSRIEGFEVGADDYIVKPFSPREVVLRVSAILKRTQSTKPKEKVNPNLIEMPHFEIDDQSHRVLADGNPVNLTPKEYDLLVYLAQSPDQIFGREQLLREVWKYEFFGDLRTVDTHVKRLREKLTKHSEPAAKMIVTVWGLGYKFNSFPEESEK; this is encoded by the coding sequence ATGGAAAATGAAGTAATACATTTGTTAGTAGTAGATGATGAGGACCGAATTCGCAGACTATTAAAAATGTACTTAGAAAGAGAAAATTATCTTGTATTTGAAGCAGATAATGGGGAAGATGCAATTAAATTGGCTTTAGAGAATGATTATGATTTAATTTTATTAGATTTGATGCTTCCTAAGATGAATGGGATTGAAGTGGCTGAGAAAATACGTGAAACAAAGAATACTCCAATTATGATGTTAACGGCTAAGGGAGAAGAAGTAAGCCGAATAGAAGGATTTGAAGTCGGTGCGGATGATTATATTGTGAAACCGTTTAGTCCTAGAGAAGTGGTTTTAAGGGTATCGGCTATTTTAAAAAGAACCCAAAGTACCAAGCCGAAAGAAAAGGTGAATCCCAATTTAATTGAAATGCCGCATTTTGAAATAGATGACCAATCTCACCGTGTTTTGGCAGATGGAAATCCAGTCAACCTAACGCCTAAAGAATATGATTTACTAGTATATTTAGCTCAATCTCCTGATCAAATTTTTGGAAGAGAACAGTTACTGCGCGAAGTATGGAAGTATGAATTTTTTGGTGATTTAAGAACAGTAGATACCCATGTTAAGCGACTGAGAGAAAAATTAACGAAACACTCAGAGCCTGCTGCCAAAATGATTGTAACGGTTTGGGGACTCGGATATAAATTTAATTCTTTTCCAGAAGAATCTGAAAAGTAG
- a CDS encoding CvfB family protein → MNQSLGTIIIGLVTDVNDTAFFVQKDGVTYQLTKTEGMEYKLGDTVEGFAYISMDKDYMLTQEIPKVQVGHFAWGTVIDTRKDLGVFVDIGLPDKELVVSLDELPTIKHLWPKKGDRLLITIRVDDKDRMWGELASDEVYQSMAKKGTEELINQNIKGTAYRLKVIGTFILTEDDQIGFVHPSERKDEPRLGEVVSGRVIGVRSDGVINVSLMPRAYEAIGDDAAMLMAILERTKTGSFPYTDKSSPDDIADRFGISKGQFKRAIGNLMKQRLIVQEDGETKLVEPLVNLEKEEGEEED, encoded by the coding sequence ATGAATCAATCATTAGGAACAATCATTATTGGACTTGTTACAGATGTAAATGATACAGCATTTTTTGTACAAAAAGATGGCGTAACCTATCAACTGACTAAAACTGAAGGTATGGAGTATAAATTAGGCGATACAGTAGAAGGATTTGCCTATATTTCAATGGATAAAGATTATATGTTGACACAAGAAATACCTAAAGTACAAGTAGGTCATTTCGCGTGGGGAACGGTTATAGACACAAGAAAAGATTTAGGTGTATTTGTTGATATTGGCTTGCCGGATAAAGAATTAGTTGTGTCACTTGATGAACTACCTACGATTAAACATTTGTGGCCTAAAAAGGGCGACCGTTTATTGATAACTATACGAGTAGATGATAAAGACCGTATGTGGGGAGAACTAGCTAGCGATGAAGTGTATCAATCGATGGCAAAAAAAGGAACAGAAGAATTGATCAATCAAAATATCAAAGGAACGGCTTATCGTTTGAAAGTTATTGGAACATTTATTTTAACCGAAGACGACCAAATTGGCTTTGTTCACCCTTCAGAACGCAAAGATGAGCCTCGCTTAGGAGAAGTTGTATCCGGACGTGTTATCGGAGTAAGATCAGATGGCGTGATAAATGTTTCTTTAATGCCACGAGCTTATGAAGCAATAGGTGACGATGCGGCAATGTTAATGGCAATATTAGAACGAACAAAAACGGGTAGTTTCCCATATACTGATAAAAGTTCTCCAGATGATATTGCAGATCGCTTTGGTATCAGTAAAGGACAATTTAAACGAGCAATTGGAAATTTAATGAAACAACGTTTGATCGTGCAAGAAGATGGCGAAACAAAACTTGTTGAACCTTTAGTGAATCTTGAAAAAGAAGAAGGAGAAGAAGAAGATTAA
- a CDS encoding pseudouridine synthase: MERLQKVLAHAGVASRRKSEELISKGHVRVNGKVVKEMGIQIGNSDVVEVDGVPVYREEPVYFLLNKPRNMITAVSDDKGRPVVTDLFQNIEQRIYPVGRLDYDTTGALVLTNDGELSQLLMHPKHQIDKTYVVKVKGLVDKKSLNRLEKGIVIEGKKTAPAKAKILSSDRAKDVTMVELTIHEGRNRQVKNMFQVIGHPVEKLKRESYGTLNLDGLQTGEWRELKTFEIYQLRNSAIQEETTE; encoded by the coding sequence ATGGAAAGATTACAGAAAGTTTTAGCGCATGCCGGGGTAGCTTCACGACGCAAATCAGAGGAACTTATTTCTAAAGGCCACGTTAGAGTAAATGGAAAAGTTGTTAAAGAAATGGGAATTCAAATTGGAAATTCTGATGTAGTTGAAGTTGATGGAGTTCCAGTTTATAGGGAAGAACCGGTCTATTTTTTATTGAACAAACCTAGAAACATGATCACAGCCGTTTCAGATGATAAGGGACGTCCTGTGGTAACTGATTTGTTTCAAAATATTGAGCAACGTATTTACCCAGTTGGTCGCCTGGACTATGATACAACAGGAGCATTGGTATTAACAAATGATGGGGAACTTTCCCAATTATTAATGCATCCTAAGCACCAAATAGATAAAACATATGTTGTTAAAGTAAAAGGCTTAGTAGACAAAAAATCACTGAATAGACTTGAAAAAGGTATTGTTATTGAAGGTAAAAAGACAGCACCAGCAAAAGCAAAAATCCTTTCATCAGATCGTGCTAAGGATGTTACTATGGTAGAATTAACTATACATGAAGGCCGTAATAGACAAGTTAAAAATATGTTTCAAGTTATTGGACACCCAGTAGAAAAATTAAAAAGAGAGTCTTATGGTACGTTAAATTTAGATGGATTACAAACAGGTGAATGGCGTGAGTTAAAAACGTTTGAAATTTACCAGTTACGTAATTCAGCGATACAAGAAGAGACGACTGAATAA
- the lysA gene encoding diaminopimelate decarboxylase, with protein MDKRLLTGTMKINQDNHLEIGGIDTVSLVEEYGTPLYVYDVSQIKHRAQAFKKTFQDRNVSAQVAYASKAFSCLAIYQLMAKEEMSLDVVSGGELYTAIQANYPSEKIHFHGNNKSDSEIIAALDYGIGCFVVDNFHELKKLNDYTQQRKEKVSILLRVTPGVEAHTHDYITTGQTDSKFGFDLNNGQAQQALQSALEMPYIDTMGLHCHIGSQIFETDGFSLAVDKLLMQSKKWQELFGFHLRVLNVGGGFGIRYTSEDEPLPIEDYVNNLIDEVQTVSAKLQLPMPEIWIEPGRSLVGEAGITLYQVGSQKVIPDVRNYLAIDGGMSDNIRPALYDAKYTGILANRVEDKVEETYSIAGKCCESGDMLIWDLPLPKADDKDVLAVFSTGAYGYAMASNYNRIPRPPVVFVENGQAFLAIKRESYADLMRLECSLY; from the coding sequence ATGGACAAAAGATTACTGACCGGAACAATGAAAATAAATCAAGACAACCATTTAGAAATTGGGGGAATAGACACAGTTTCATTGGTTGAAGAATATGGAACACCTTTATATGTCTATGATGTCTCTCAAATTAAACATAGAGCCCAAGCTTTTAAAAAAACTTTCCAAGATAGAAATGTTTCTGCTCAAGTGGCCTATGCAAGTAAAGCTTTCTCTTGTTTAGCTATCTATCAACTAATGGCTAAAGAAGAGATGTCTCTGGATGTTGTTTCCGGGGGAGAACTATACACGGCTATTCAAGCAAATTATCCGAGTGAAAAAATTCATTTCCATGGGAATAATAAATCTGATTCAGAGATTATTGCGGCATTGGATTATGGTATTGGCTGTTTTGTAGTTGATAATTTTCACGAATTAAAAAAATTAAATGACTATACACAGCAACGCAAGGAAAAGGTATCTATTTTGTTGCGGGTCACACCAGGTGTTGAGGCTCATACCCATGATTATATAACGACTGGACAGACCGATTCTAAATTTGGGTTTGATCTAAATAATGGTCAAGCTCAGCAAGCCTTACAATCCGCCCTAGAGATGCCATATATCGATACGATGGGTCTCCATTGTCACATTGGTTCACAGATCTTTGAAACAGATGGATTTAGTTTAGCTGTCGATAAATTATTGATGCAATCTAAGAAATGGCAAGAATTATTTGGTTTTCATTTACGCGTGCTAAATGTTGGTGGAGGTTTTGGTATTCGGTACACGTCAGAAGATGAACCATTGCCAATTGAGGATTATGTGAATAATTTGATTGACGAAGTTCAAACTGTTTCAGCAAAGCTTCAATTGCCGATGCCTGAAATTTGGATTGAACCAGGACGTAGTTTAGTTGGGGAAGCAGGTATTACTTTGTATCAAGTCGGTTCGCAAAAAGTCATACCAGATGTTCGAAATTATTTAGCTATTGATGGAGGGATGTCTGATAACATCAGACCGGCCCTATATGATGCGAAGTATACTGGTATTCTAGCAAACCGTGTAGAAGATAAAGTGGAAGAGACCTATTCTATTGCTGGAAAATGTTGTGAATCTGGGGATATGCTGATATGGGATCTTCCATTGCCAAAAGCTGATGATAAAGATGTCTTAGCCGTTTTTAGCACAGGGGCATATGGGTATGCAATGGCTAGCAACTACAATCGTATTCCAAGACCACCGGTAGTATTTGTTGAAAATGGGCAAGCTTTTTTAGCTATTAAGCGAGAAAGTTATGCGGACTTGATGAGATTAGAATGCTCTCTTTATTAA
- a CDS encoding purine-nucleoside phosphorylase, with protein MTVALLKKVNEAKNYIIENGIQDIEFGLILGSGLGELGDEVENPIAISYSKIPHFPVSTVEGHAGQLVYGTLGGKKVIAMQGRFHFYEGYSLEEVTFPIRVMKALGIHSLIVTNAAGGINTDFTPGELMMITDQINYTGTNPLIGPNDDAMGPRFTDMSHAYDPAYQEIVRSVAKNMAIDLKEGVYIGFSGPTYETPAEIRMVRLFGADAVGMSTVPEVIVAKHAGMRVIGISCITNLAAGMQANLNHKEVVETTQRVKHTFKALVKNILSEI; from the coding sequence ATGACTGTAGCACTTTTAAAAAAAGTAAATGAAGCAAAAAATTATATTATAGAAAATGGTATTCAAGATATCGAATTTGGTTTGATTTTAGGATCGGGCTTGGGTGAATTAGGAGACGAAGTTGAAAATCCAATTGCTATTTCATATAGTAAAATTCCACATTTTCCAGTCTCAACGGTAGAAGGACATGCTGGACAATTAGTATATGGTACGCTTGGTGGTAAAAAAGTAATAGCGATGCAAGGTCGTTTTCATTTTTACGAAGGTTATTCCTTAGAAGAGGTAACTTTTCCAATACGTGTAATGAAAGCTCTTGGCATTCATTCTTTGATCGTTACCAATGCTGCTGGCGGAATCAATACTGATTTCACTCCTGGTGAATTAATGATGATCACGGATCAAATCAACTACACAGGAACCAATCCATTAATTGGTCCTAATGATGATGCAATGGGACCACGTTTTACGGACATGAGCCATGCTTATGATCCAGCTTATCAAGAGATTGTCCGTTCAGTAGCTAAAAATATGGCGATCGACTTGAAAGAAGGAGTATATATCGGATTTTCTGGTCCGACCTATGAAACTCCTGCTGAAATAAGAATGGTTCGTTTATTTGGTGCTGATGCGGTTGGGATGTCTACTGTCCCTGAAGTTATTGTAGCAAAACATGCGGGTATGAGAGTAATCGGTATTTCTTGTATTACCAACCTAGCAGCGGGGATGCAAGCAAATTTAAATCATAAGGAAGTTGTAGAAACAACTCAACGCGTTAAACACACTTTTAAAGCTTTAGTAAAAAATATTCTTTCCGAAATATGA